The Thermodesulfobacteriota bacterium genome window below encodes:
- the trpD gene encoding anthranilate phosphoribosyltransferase, whose amino-acid sequence MFREKLNKIVQGNDQNETEMSFMIYEILSGNITDAQIGAFMAALATKGETIEELAGAATAMRRKALRIQVSSPAVVDTCGTGGDGLQTFNISTTAAFVVAGCGVTVAKHGNRSVSSKCGSADLLETLGVKLDLHPEIVEEAVAEIGIGFLFAPLYHSAMRYVAGARKEVGLRSIFNMLGPLTNPAGVKYQLLGVYAPELTEMVANALKLLGAKRAFVVHGHDGLDEISVCASTRISELQDGLIRTYDITPEQFFEKQADAKELIGGGPEKNADITKKILSGEKGTKRNVVLLNASAALVAAGKAKNFMQGIDLAKGSIDSGAAADKLEALVRFTRRNG is encoded by the coding sequence ATGTTTCGTGAAAAACTAAACAAAATTGTTCAGGGAAACGACCAGAACGAAACTGAAATGTCTTTTATGATATACGAAATTTTATCAGGCAATATCACTGATGCGCAAATCGGGGCATTTATGGCAGCGCTCGCAACTAAGGGGGAAACCATTGAAGAGCTTGCAGGCGCGGCAACTGCAATGCGACGGAAGGCTTTGCGGATTCAAGTTTCATCACCTGCGGTTGTCGACACATGCGGAACAGGAGGAGACGGTTTGCAGACTTTCAATATTTCAACGACTGCGGCGTTCGTTGTGGCAGGTTGCGGCGTAACAGTCGCAAAGCATGGTAACCGCTCGGTTTCCAGTAAATGCGGAAGCGCTGATTTGCTGGAAACACTTGGTGTGAAGCTGGATTTGCACCCTGAAATAGTTGAAGAAGCCGTAGCTGAAATCGGCATCGGATTTCTCTTTGCACCGCTGTATCACAGCGCGATGCGATATGTTGCCGGTGCTAGGAAAGAAGTCGGGCTTCGTAGCATCTTCAACATGCTGGGCCCGCTGACCAACCCGGCCGGGGTTAAATACCAGCTCCTTGGAGTGTACGCACCTGAATTGACTGAGATGGTTGCAAATGCCCTTAAGCTTCTTGGAGCAAAGCGAGCCTTTGTTGTCCACGGGCATGACGGGCTGGATGAAATATCGGTTTGTGCCTCAACAAGGATTTCAGAACTTCAAGACGGCCTTATTCGTACATACGATATTACCCCAGAGCAGTTTTTTGAAAAGCAAGCTGACGCTAAAGAGCTTATCGGAGGCGGTCCTGAAAAAAATGCAGATATAACCAAAAAAATACTCAGTGGTGAAAAGGGTACAAAAAGAAATGTGGTACTTTTGAATGCATCAGCCGCCCTGGTAGCTGCCGGAAAAGCCAAAAACTTTATGCAGGGAATCGATCTTGCCAAGGGTTCCATAGACAGCGGTGCAGCTGCGGATAAACTTGAGGCACTTGTCAGATTCACCAGGAGAAATGGATAA
- the trpC gene encoding indole-3-glycerol phosphate synthase TrpC, producing MNILQKIVEQKKQEIAEAKKRLPESVLRKKAFYLKRRRSFLKRLSKPESSGVNVIAEIKRASPSKGMIRPDLDVAKYALDCELGGASALSALTDRCYFKGSIEDLKKARKTTSLPVLRKDFIISSYQIYESSVMEADAVLLIVRILSRQQLKDYINLCAKIGMDVLVETHSREEIEAAAMAGAKLIGINNRNLSSFKTDVENAVRLASLLSPVQIAVAESGIKSRENIEKLMDAGIRNFLIGESLVMAPDAKAFLRALLRDRL from the coding sequence ATGAACATTTTACAAAAGATCGTTGAACAAAAAAAACAGGAAATCGCTGAGGCCAAAAAACGGCTGCCGGAAAGTGTGCTTCGCAAGAAGGCGTTTTACCTGAAGAGAAGGCGCTCCTTTCTAAAACGACTTTCAAAGCCGGAGTCATCCGGAGTGAATGTAATTGCCGAAATCAAACGGGCCTCCCCCTCTAAAGGAATGATTCGACCCGATCTGGACGTGGCCAAATATGCTTTGGACTGCGAGCTGGGAGGTGCAAGCGCCCTGTCGGCTTTAACAGACCGCTGCTATTTTAAGGGAAGTATTGAAGATCTTAAAAAGGCAAGAAAAACCACTTCACTTCCTGTGCTTCGAAAAGATTTTATAATTTCTTCGTACCAAATTTATGAATCTTCAGTCATGGAGGCTGATGCCGTGCTTCTTATTGTGCGGATTCTTTCCAGACAACAGCTTAAAGATTATATAAATCTTTGTGCCAAGATCGGTATGGATGTCCTGGTGGAGACGCATTCCAGAGAAGAAATTGAAGCAGCGGCTATGGCAGGTGCAAAACTGATAGGGATTAACAACCGCAATTTGAGTTCTTTTAAGACGGATGTCGAAAATGCTGTCCGGCTTGCATCTCTTCTATCGCCGGTTCAGATCGCCGTGGCGGAAAGCGGGATAAAGTCAAGGGAAAATATTGAAAAACTCATGGATGCCGGGATCCGGAACTTTCTGATCGGCGAAAGCCTGGTTATGGCACCGGATGCAAAGGCCTTTTTACGGGCCCTTCTGAGAGATAGATTGTGA